A single genomic interval of Streptomyces sp. BA2 harbors:
- a CDS encoding caspase family protein: protein MNDLHYAVVVGINRYPAISDLQAARGDAVRFRDWLVDPEGGDVPEGNVTLVTATEEQERVADFMSAVPTRENVDLALYRANIAVQLAIQDRPEEEWEAARQRTRLYFFLAGHGFLTPPNSTALLMANAAFDLLGNHLAVGQYLDWYESSSPFREIVCFADCCRTSSGNGSMFPFGPPFTSTAGALEKVDCFVGYATSQGDPAYEEQNAEPDLARGHFTTALLDGLGGRSANRKGLITSDSLADYVVRHVEDRTRHLLVPQQPRFVKGSAPMVFARDVENGMPAVTLRFPDGFRGWVQLRGGDPDEPPLRLLVDATERVEKLAPGLYRATPESLTADDFQNRGFFEVMTGGGNGVQL from the coding sequence ATGAACGACCTGCACTACGCCGTGGTCGTAGGCATCAACCGTTATCCGGCCATCAGTGACCTTCAGGCCGCGCGGGGTGATGCGGTCCGGTTCCGGGACTGGCTCGTCGACCCCGAGGGAGGCGATGTGCCCGAAGGCAACGTCACGCTGGTCACCGCCACCGAGGAGCAGGAGCGCGTCGCCGACTTCATGAGCGCCGTACCGACCAGAGAGAACGTCGATCTGGCGCTCTACCGGGCGAACATCGCGGTCCAGCTGGCGATACAGGACCGGCCCGAGGAGGAGTGGGAGGCCGCGAGGCAGCGGACCCGTCTCTACTTCTTCCTCGCGGGGCACGGATTCCTGACGCCCCCGAACAGCACCGCCCTCCTGATGGCCAACGCCGCCTTCGACCTGCTCGGCAACCACCTCGCCGTGGGCCAGTACCTGGACTGGTACGAGTCGTCGTCGCCGTTCCGCGAGATCGTCTGCTTCGCGGACTGCTGCCGTACGAGCAGCGGCAACGGCTCCATGTTCCCCTTCGGGCCGCCCTTCACCTCGACAGCGGGGGCGCTGGAGAAGGTCGACTGCTTCGTCGGGTACGCCACCTCGCAAGGCGACCCGGCCTACGAGGAACAGAACGCCGAACCCGACCTGGCGCGCGGGCACTTCACGACCGCGCTCCTCGACGGCCTCGGCGGTCGCAGCGCCAACCGCAAGGGGCTCATCACCTCCGACAGCCTCGCGGACTACGTCGTACGGCATGTGGAGGACCGCACCAGGCACCTGCTGGTCCCGCAGCAGCCCAGGTTCGTCAAGGGCAGCGCTCCGATGGTCTTCGCCCGTGACGTGGAGAACGGCATGCCAGCCGTCACGCTGCGCTTCCCTGACGGATTCCGGGGCTGGGTGCAGCTGCGCGGCGGCGACCCCGACGAGCCACCGCTCAGGCTGCTCGTCGACGCCACGGAACGCGTCGAGAAGCTCGCCCCGGGCCTGTACCGGGCGACGCCGGAGAGCTTGACGGCGGACGACTTCCAGAACCGTGGATTCTTCGAGGTAATGACAGGCGGTGGGAATGGTGTCCAGCTCTGA
- a CDS encoding AfsR/SARP family transcriptional regulator — protein sequence MAVTECPAVCGDAPPALRLRLLGGFHLSRGEGDGGGQVDLSASGQQLLALLGLRGPATRSVLAGTLWPDVIEERARACLRTAIWRLNAASSAVGGPRPGVLALSRRVRMDIQDFTTTAHRILAAPAEGTGAACSSLMGMGELLPGWHQDWVVFERERLHQLRLHALEALSARLVVREQYAPALEAALESTRIDPLRESAHRAVVTVHLAENNLAEAVRHFKAFRRLLRTELGIEPSEQFRTMVRRALT from the coding sequence ATGGCTGTCACGGAATGTCCGGCGGTATGCGGCGACGCTCCACCGGCCCTGCGTCTGCGGCTGCTCGGGGGGTTTCACCTCAGCCGCGGCGAAGGTGACGGCGGCGGGCAGGTCGACCTGTCCGCCAGCGGGCAGCAGTTGCTCGCCCTCCTCGGGCTCCGCGGCCCCGCGACACGTTCGGTGCTCGCGGGGACCCTGTGGCCCGACGTCATCGAGGAGCGTGCGCGGGCCTGCCTCCGTACCGCCATCTGGCGCCTCAACGCGGCGAGTTCGGCCGTCGGCGGCCCCCGGCCCGGGGTGCTCGCGCTCAGCCGGCGCGTACGGATGGACATCCAGGACTTCACCACCACGGCACATCGCATACTCGCGGCCCCGGCTGAGGGGACCGGGGCCGCGTGCTCCTCACTGATGGGCATGGGGGAGCTGCTGCCCGGCTGGCATCAGGACTGGGTGGTGTTCGAGCGCGAGCGGTTGCATCAGCTGCGGCTGCACGCGCTCGAAGCCCTTTCGGCGCGGCTCGTCGTGCGCGAGCAGTACGCCCCCGCCCTGGAGGCCGCCCTGGAGAGCACCAGGATCGATCCGCTGCGCGAGAGCGCGCACCGTGCGGTCGTGACGGTGCACCTCGCCGAGAACAACCTCGCGGAGGCGGTACGGCACTTCAAGGCGTTCCGCAGGCTGCTCCGCACGGAGCTCGGCATCGAACCCTCGGAGCAGTTCCGCACGATGGTGCGGCGCGCGCTGACCTGA
- a CDS encoding M81 family metallopeptidase, with protein MTTPATNQRRLRIGIGGIGIESSTFCPHRSTTDDFRRTRGQDLLDRYTWTQPDSDLAYTVEWVPLLHATSLPGGPVEAESYLILKDELVTRIREAGPLDGLVYDIHGAMSVIGLTDAEADLTEAVRAALDAVGTPDGGRPMISTAMDLHGNVSRRFAEPVDLLTAHRLAPHEDAWETRERAARNLIRCLREGTRPHRAWVQVPVLLPGEKTSTRLEPAKSLYASLADIEKLDGILDAALWVGYAWADEPRCKAAIVVTGDDPELAAAEAEKLARRYWDARRDFVFVGPTGGAEECIEKAVASAKRPFLISDSGDNPTAGGAGDLAYMLGKLLENDAIRSGKVTAVHPGITDPVAVARCFEAGVGAEVTLSVGGKVDANHGGPYELTGTVTALQRATEQKDRAEGGAYDRGVDMAAVRTGGVTVILVERRKPFHTLADFMGPADGGLGIDPRTFDLVVVKIGYLEPELYGMAADWLLALTPGGVDQDLPRLGHHRVERPLYPFDEAAHDDGAGPDLTPTQLGSPGR; from the coding sequence ATGACCACCCCCGCAACGAACCAGCGTCGCCTCCGCATCGGCATCGGCGGCATCGGCATCGAGTCCTCGACCTTCTGCCCGCACCGCTCCACCACGGACGACTTCCGCCGGACCCGGGGCCAGGACCTCCTGGACCGCTACACCTGGACCCAGCCGGACTCGGACCTCGCGTACACGGTCGAATGGGTGCCGCTCCTGCACGCGACCTCGCTGCCCGGCGGCCCGGTCGAGGCCGAGTCGTACCTGATCCTCAAGGACGAACTGGTCACGCGCATACGGGAAGCGGGCCCTCTGGACGGCCTCGTCTACGACATCCACGGCGCGATGAGCGTCATCGGCCTGACCGACGCCGAGGCCGACCTGACGGAAGCGGTCCGTGCCGCCCTCGACGCCGTGGGCACCCCCGACGGCGGCCGCCCGATGATCTCGACCGCCATGGACCTGCACGGCAACGTCTCACGCCGGTTCGCCGAGCCCGTCGACCTGCTCACCGCCCACCGCCTCGCCCCGCACGAGGACGCCTGGGAGACCCGTGAGCGGGCCGCACGCAATCTCATACGCTGCCTGCGCGAGGGAACCCGGCCGCACCGCGCCTGGGTCCAGGTGCCGGTGCTCCTGCCCGGTGAGAAGACCAGCACCCGCCTGGAGCCCGCCAAGTCCCTCTACGCCTCGCTCGCCGACATCGAGAAGCTGGACGGCATCCTCGACGCCGCGCTGTGGGTCGGCTACGCCTGGGCGGACGAGCCGCGCTGCAAGGCCGCGATCGTCGTCACCGGGGACGACCCCGAACTGGCCGCCGCCGAGGCCGAGAAGCTTGCCCGTCGCTACTGGGACGCGCGCCGCGACTTCGTCTTCGTCGGCCCGACAGGCGGCGCGGAGGAGTGCATCGAGAAGGCGGTCGCGTCGGCCAAACGACCCTTCCTGATCAGCGACTCCGGCGACAACCCCACGGCGGGCGGCGCAGGCGACCTCGCGTACATGCTCGGCAAGCTCCTGGAGAACGACGCCATCCGCTCCGGGAAGGTCACCGCCGTCCACCCCGGCATCACCGACCCGGTCGCCGTCGCCCGCTGCTTCGAGGCCGGAGTGGGCGCCGAGGTCACCCTGAGCGTGGGCGGCAAGGTCGACGCGAACCACGGCGGCCCGTACGAACTCACCGGCACCGTCACGGCGTTGCAGCGCGCGACCGAGCAGAAGGACCGGGCGGAGGGAGGCGCCTACGACCGTGGCGTCGACATGGCGGCCGTACGGACCGGTGGCGTGACCGTCATCCTCGTCGAGCGCCGCAAGCCCTTCCACACCCTCGCGGACTTCATGGGCCCGGCGGACGGCGGCCTCGGCATCGACCCGCGCACCTTCGACCTGGTGGTCGTCAAGATCGGCTACCTGGAGCCCGAGCTCTACGGCATGGCCGCCGACTGGCTCCTCGCCCTCACCCCGGGCGGCGTCGACCAGGACCTGCCCCGGCTCGGCCACCACCGGGTGGAGCGCCCGCTCTACCCGTTCGACGAGGCCGCGCACGACGACGGGGCGGGCCCCGACCTGACACCCACTCAGCTGGGGTCGCCCGGCAGGTGA
- a CDS encoding peptide ABC transporter substrate-binding protein, whose protein sequence is MRSLRSAAAALLVLAAALTGCTQEGGRIDMAPTGGAPVEGGTATMALPPAATPNWIFPIGAPGYGASYNYGIQSLLFMPVYDAVQEKGELTTHGPSTLGLEPEFSDGNKTVTVPLREGVKWSDGKPVTARDIEFWFNLVKANKTSWGNYSVGTMPDNVKRFETVDDHTVRLHLSRAYNPDWFTANQLTLMRALPQHAWDARTDGGEVGDWDRTKEGAKTVFARLTRHAKSLGSYGSDPLWKTVNGPWKLAGWRDSGQVTIVPNEKYTGPKSQRPHLDKVVFKPFTTADSEYNVLRSGGVDYGYIPPSVMAQKEKFEEKGYRVDPWEGWAATYIVYNFNSTHAGPMMDQLYIRQAMQHLVDQKAMSDVIWQGSATPTLGPVPVTPKSQYLSKAMEKNQYPFDVHEAQRLLTEHGWKTEDGTARCVRPGTGPDECGKGIAKNAPLELTLLSQSGSTETTNMMQELKSSLSKGRIDLTVRQQPLNSVLGNSVPCKAKDPGCAWDMSFFGTAGSWYYPLNPSGEQLFSTGASANFGNYSDKKADRIIRGVQYSPDMKAVHEYGEYLAEQLPVMWMPNPAYQVSVIRNDLRGVSQNPTVTFAPQDWYYVKKKGADK, encoded by the coding sequence ATGCGCTCACTCAGGTCTGCGGCGGCAGCGCTGCTCGTCCTCGCGGCGGCGCTCACGGGCTGCACGCAGGAGGGCGGCCGTATCGACATGGCCCCCACCGGCGGCGCTCCGGTCGAGGGCGGCACCGCCACGATGGCCCTGCCGCCCGCCGCGACGCCGAACTGGATCTTCCCGATCGGCGCCCCCGGCTACGGCGCCTCGTACAACTACGGGATCCAGTCGCTGCTCTTCATGCCGGTGTACGACGCCGTGCAGGAGAAGGGCGAGCTGACCACGCACGGCCCCAGCACGCTCGGTCTGGAGCCGGAGTTCAGCGACGGCAACAAGACCGTGACCGTGCCGCTGCGCGAGGGCGTGAAGTGGTCCGACGGAAAGCCGGTCACGGCCCGCGACATCGAGTTCTGGTTCAACCTCGTCAAGGCCAACAAGACGAGCTGGGGCAACTACTCGGTCGGCACGATGCCCGACAACGTCAAGCGCTTCGAGACGGTCGACGACCATACCGTGCGCCTGCACCTGAGCCGCGCGTACAACCCCGACTGGTTCACCGCCAACCAGCTCACGCTGATGCGGGCACTCCCCCAGCACGCCTGGGACGCCAGGACCGACGGCGGCGAGGTCGGCGACTGGGACCGCACGAAGGAAGGCGCCAAGACCGTCTTCGCGCGGCTCACGCGGCACGCCAAGAGCCTGGGTTCGTACGGCTCCGACCCGCTCTGGAAGACCGTCAACGGCCCGTGGAAGCTGGCGGGTTGGCGCGACAGCGGCCAGGTCACCATCGTGCCCAACGAGAAGTACACCGGCCCGAAGTCGCAGCGCCCGCACCTCGACAAGGTCGTCTTCAAGCCCTTCACCACGGCCGACTCCGAGTACAACGTGCTGCGTTCGGGAGGCGTCGACTACGGCTACATCCCGCCGTCGGTGATGGCACAGAAGGAGAAGTTCGAGGAGAAGGGCTACCGCGTCGACCCCTGGGAGGGCTGGGCGGCGACGTACATCGTCTACAACTTCAACTCCACGCACGCGGGCCCGATGATGGACCAGCTCTACATCCGCCAGGCGATGCAGCACCTCGTCGACCAGAAGGCGATGAGCGACGTCATCTGGCAGGGCAGCGCCACGCCGACGCTCGGTCCGGTGCCGGTGACGCCGAAGAGCCAGTACTTGTCCAAGGCGATGGAGAAGAACCAGTACCCCTTCGATGTGCACGAGGCCCAGCGGCTCCTCACCGAGCACGGCTGGAAGACCGAGGACGGGACCGCCCGCTGTGTACGCCCCGGAACGGGCCCCGACGAGTGCGGCAAGGGCATCGCGAAGAACGCACCGCTCGAACTCACCCTGCTCTCCCAGTCCGGCTCCACCGAGACCACGAACATGATGCAGGAGCTCAAGTCCTCGCTCTCCAAGGGCCGTATCGACCTGACCGTGCGTCAGCAGCCGCTGAACTCGGTGCTCGGCAACTCCGTTCCGTGCAAGGCGAAGGACCCCGGCTGCGCATGGGACATGTCGTTCTTCGGCACGGCCGGCAGCTGGTACTACCCGCTCAACCCGAGCGGTGAGCAGCTCTTCTCCACCGGCGCTTCGGCCAACTTCGGCAACTACAGCGACAAGAAGGCCGACCGGATCATCCGCGGAGTGCAGTACTCGCCCGACATGAAGGCCGTGCACGAGTACGGCGAGTACCTCGCCGAGCAGCTGCCGGTGATGTGGATGCCCAACCCCGCCTACCAAGTCTCCGTCATCCGCAACGACTTGCGAGGCGTCAGCCAGAACCCGACCGTCACCTTCGCGCCGCAGGACTGGTATTACGTCAAGAAGAAGGGAGCCGACAAGTGA
- a CDS encoding ABC transporter permease subunit, whose translation MTGFLVKRFLQALVVLFLVSIIVFTLLHMLPGGPARAILGPKGTPQQIDTFNHQQGYDRSLPAQYVMYLKRLFTGDLGESFKLNSPVFELLKQRLPKTLLLTVLSTALAVVIAVPLGLLQAVRRGKASDYALTGLAFLLYATPVFFLGLIMIIVFAQVLPILPAEAPQGESVGELLGDFTGLVLPVVTMAFGIVAMFSRYMRSAVLDNLTEEYVRTAMAKGQSSRRIMVRHVLRNALIPLATLLGLYLPTLFSGALVVESMFNYPGMGLLFWNAAQGSDFPVLLGVTLVVGVATVIGSLLTDILYAVLDPRIRSVA comes from the coding sequence GTGACCGGCTTTCTGGTCAAGCGCTTCCTTCAGGCGCTCGTCGTGCTGTTCCTCGTCTCGATCATCGTCTTCACACTGCTCCACATGCTGCCCGGCGGCCCCGCGCGCGCCATCCTGGGCCCCAAGGGCACACCGCAGCAGATCGACACCTTCAACCACCAGCAGGGGTACGACCGTTCGCTTCCCGCGCAGTACGTGATGTACCTGAAGCGACTCTTCACCGGCGACCTCGGCGAGTCGTTCAAGCTCAACTCGCCGGTCTTCGAGCTGCTCAAGCAGCGCCTGCCGAAGACCCTGCTCCTGACGGTGCTCTCCACCGCGCTCGCCGTGGTCATCGCCGTCCCACTCGGCCTGCTCCAGGCCGTACGGCGCGGCAAGGCGTCGGACTACGCGCTGACGGGGCTCGCCTTCCTCCTCTACGCGACGCCGGTGTTCTTCCTCGGCCTCATCATGATCATCGTGTTCGCGCAAGTGCTGCCGATCCTCCCGGCGGAGGCACCGCAGGGCGAGAGCGTCGGTGAACTCCTCGGCGACTTCACGGGGTTGGTGCTCCCGGTCGTCACCATGGCGTTCGGCATCGTGGCGATGTTCAGCCGCTACATGCGCTCGGCGGTCCTCGACAACCTCACCGAGGAATACGTCCGTACGGCGATGGCCAAGGGCCAGTCGAGCCGCCGGATCATGGTCCGCCACGTCCTGCGCAACGCGCTCATTCCGCTGGCCACGCTGCTCGGCCTCTATCTGCCGACGCTCTTCAGCGGCGCGCTCGTCGTCGAGTCGATGTTCAACTACCCCGGCATGGGGCTGCTGTTCTGGAACGCGGCGCAGGGCTCCGACTTCCCCGTGCTGCTCGGCGTGACGCTCGTCGTCGGCGTCGCCACCGTCATCGGCTCGCTGCTCACCGACATCCTCTACGCCGTCCTCGACCCCCGGATCCGGAGCGTGGCATGA
- a CDS encoding transporter substrate-binding domain-containing protein, whose translation MKRAATLSALVCLLAVTAAAPASPDAGRGKDRHHGSLLDSVPKSGVLKVCTTGDYRPFTHRDPADKTYSGVDIKMAEDLAESLDAKPKYVATTWANLAKDVAAGRCDIAVGGVSITLPRARQVYFSEPTREDGKTPIVRCADKEKFGEGTLKDIDKPGTTVIVNPGGTNEQFARENIKQATIKLHPENTTIFKEIIAGRADVMMTDASETRYQAKIHPELCSLHPEKPFTFSEKAYALPRGDEEFKEYVDQFTHLATHDGTYAGYEAEWMGPASGS comes from the coding sequence GTGAAGCGTGCCGCCACCCTGTCCGCCCTGGTCTGTCTGCTCGCCGTCACGGCCGCCGCGCCCGCGTCCCCCGACGCCGGGCGCGGCAAGGACCGCCACCACGGCAGCCTCCTGGACTCCGTGCCGAAGTCGGGGGTCCTCAAGGTGTGCACGACCGGCGACTACCGCCCGTTCACGCACCGGGACCCCGCCGACAAGACGTACAGCGGCGTCGACATCAAGATGGCCGAGGACCTGGCGGAGAGCCTCGATGCCAAGCCCAAGTACGTGGCCACGACCTGGGCGAACCTCGCCAAGGACGTCGCGGCGGGGCGCTGTGACATCGCGGTCGGCGGCGTCTCCATCACCCTGCCGCGCGCCCGTCAGGTCTACTTCAGCGAGCCCACCCGCGAGGACGGCAAGACGCCGATCGTGCGCTGCGCCGACAAGGAGAAATTCGGCGAGGGCACGCTCAAGGACATCGACAAGCCGGGCACCACCGTCATCGTCAACCCCGGCGGCACGAACGAGCAGTTCGCGCGCGAGAACATCAAGCAGGCCACGATCAAGCTGCACCCGGAGAACACCACGATCTTCAAGGAGATCATCGCGGGGCGGGCGGACGTGATGATGACGGACGCCAGCGAGACCCGCTACCAGGCCAAGATCCACCCCGAACTCTGCTCCCTGCACCCCGAAAAGCCCTTCACCTTCTCCGAGAAGGCATACGCACTGCCCCGTGGGGACGAGGAGTTCAAGGAGTACGTCGACCAGTTCACGCACCTGGCGACGCACGACGGGACGTACGCGGGATACGAGGCGGAATGGATGGGTCCTGCCTCGGGGTCCTAG
- a CDS encoding ABC transporter permease: protein MSTATADVTPGAAPGNEAAAQATPSLARRTLQVFTGNKLALTGVVVLMLLLAFSYLGPLLHPTEQVHTDLSQANLAPGSPGHLLGTTDLGYDMVGRLMAAGQTSLEIGLAAGLLATLFGTVYGAVAGYFGGWVDAAMMRITDAALAIPAMFLLVVVAAIITPSKGVLIVIIASVAWLSPARLVRGEALSLRDREYVQAMRMMGGGGARAVFKHIVPNAIGTVIVNCTFQIADAILYVSYLAFLGLSIPPPSADWGSMLSAGITYTQNGYWWLIFPPGIAIVLVVAAFNFIGDGLRDAFEVRLRK from the coding sequence ATGAGTACCGCGACCGCAGACGTCACCCCCGGGGCGGCCCCGGGGAACGAGGCGGCGGCGCAGGCCACGCCCTCGCTGGCCCGCCGAACGCTCCAGGTCTTCACCGGCAACAAGCTCGCCCTGACGGGCGTGGTGGTCCTGATGCTGCTCCTGGCCTTCAGCTACCTCGGCCCGCTGCTCCACCCCACGGAGCAGGTGCACACCGACCTCTCCCAGGCGAATCTCGCGCCGGGCAGCCCCGGCCACCTCCTGGGCACCACCGACCTGGGCTACGACATGGTCGGGCGGCTGATGGCCGCCGGGCAGACCTCGCTCGAAATAGGCCTGGCGGCAGGCCTGTTGGCGACGCTCTTCGGGACCGTGTACGGCGCGGTCGCGGGGTACTTCGGCGGCTGGGTGGACGCGGCGATGATGCGGATCACGGACGCGGCACTCGCGATCCCGGCGATGTTCCTGCTCGTCGTGGTCGCCGCCATCATCACGCCGAGCAAGGGCGTCCTCATCGTCATCATCGCCTCGGTCGCCTGGCTCTCCCCCGCCCGTCTGGTGCGCGGCGAGGCGCTCTCGCTGCGCGACCGCGAGTACGTACAGGCGATGCGGATGATGGGCGGCGGTGGCGCGCGGGCCGTGTTCAAGCACATCGTGCCCAACGCGATCGGCACGGTCATCGTCAACTGCACCTTCCAGATCGCCGACGCCATCCTCTACGTCAGCTATCTCGCCTTCCTGGGCCTGAGCATTCCGCCGCCATCGGCCGACTGGGGCTCGATGCTCTCGGCCGGCATCACCTACACCCAGAACGGCTACTGGTGGCTGATCTTCCCGCCGGGCATCGCGATCGTCCTGGTCGTCGCCGCGTTCAACTTCATCGGTGACGGGCTGCGGGACGCGTTCGAAGTACGGCTGCGGAAGTAA
- a CDS encoding ROK family transcriptional regulator: MSNEQIEVTGGGMAGTPHGEPGSAQHILQLVSSGAASSRADLVRELGLAPSTVSLRVQELVAAGVLTESGEGASRGGRRPRLLQVHAQGGVALAADLGSHHARIGVVDLGGTVLDAVDLPHDITAGPESAVDWLCGQVAELGARQRESGRAVRALGVAFPGPVRPGEGRVMSPSRMPGWHRYPLRDVLAERLGIPVTVDNDATMMAVGEHRTARPGLDHMVVVKAGRGIGSGVIVAGRPHDGAGGSAGDISHVRIEAAGDRPCSCGNIGCLETVASGAALIRELGKEGVEVADTTELLRLVADGDPQATTLVRTAGRHIGTVLSVVVNFFNPQAVALGGVLATAEPLVAAVRGVLYERCLPLATADLEITTTVTGRDAGLLGAGLTALRQNLPITPAPQEESVQA; the protein is encoded by the coding sequence ATGTCGAACGAACAGATCGAAGTAACTGGGGGCGGCATGGCCGGAACACCGCACGGCGAACCGGGGTCGGCGCAGCACATCCTGCAGCTGGTCTCCTCGGGCGCCGCCTCCTCGCGGGCCGATCTCGTAAGGGAGTTGGGGCTCGCCCCCTCCACCGTGTCGCTGCGCGTACAGGAACTCGTCGCCGCCGGCGTGCTCACCGAATCAGGCGAGGGAGCCTCACGCGGTGGCCGCCGCCCCCGGCTCCTGCAAGTCCACGCGCAGGGCGGCGTCGCTCTCGCCGCCGACCTCGGCAGCCACCACGCCCGTATCGGCGTCGTCGACCTCGGCGGCACCGTCCTTGACGCCGTCGACCTGCCGCACGACATCACAGCCGGGCCCGAGTCCGCCGTCGACTGGCTCTGCGGCCAGGTCGCCGAACTGGGCGCCCGGCAGCGGGAGTCGGGCCGCGCGGTCCGCGCCCTCGGCGTCGCCTTCCCCGGCCCCGTGCGGCCCGGCGAGGGCCGCGTCATGAGCCCGTCCCGCATGCCCGGCTGGCACCGCTACCCGCTGCGCGACGTCCTCGCCGAACGCCTCGGCATCCCCGTCACCGTCGACAACGACGCCACGATGATGGCCGTCGGCGAGCACCGCACCGCGCGCCCGGGCCTCGACCACATGGTCGTCGTCAAGGCGGGCCGCGGCATCGGCAGCGGCGTCATCGTGGCGGGCCGCCCGCACGACGGCGCGGGCGGCTCCGCGGGCGACATCAGTCACGTACGCATCGAGGCGGCGGGCGACCGCCCGTGCAGCTGCGGCAACATCGGCTGTCTGGAGACCGTGGCAAGCGGCGCCGCCCTCATCCGCGAACTCGGCAAGGAGGGCGTCGAGGTGGCGGACACCACCGAGCTCCTGCGGCTGGTCGCCGACGGCGACCCGCAGGCCACCACCCTCGTCCGCACCGCGGGACGGCACATCGGCACGGTCCTCTCCGTCGTCGTGAACTTCTTCAACCCCCAGGCCGTCGCCCTCGGCGGCGTACTCGCCACCGCCGAACCGCTCGTCGCCGCCGTGCGCGGCGTCCTCTACGAGCGCTGCCTGCCCCTGGCCACCGCGGACCTGGAGATCACCACCACCGTGACAGGGCGCGACGCGGGCCTCCTCGGCGCCGGACTCACCGCCCTGCGCCAGAACCTCCCGATCACCCCGGCACCCCAGGAAGAGAGCGTCCAGGCATGA